The Kordia sp. SMS9 genome window below encodes:
- a CDS encoding metallophosphoesterase — protein MKNLTRRKFIKRGILASIGFVLLDSLWFEKYVIDWNYFDISKSEKDKIKIIQISDLHFDQLRYFHKSIAKKINAIQPDLLFITGDSVDKTEKIKPLNEFLELIDNSIKKYAITGNWEYWGNVNLTALKNIYSKNNCELLINENRTISIKNREISIIGIDDFVGGNADFGKAVENLKETETNIVLSHYPEHRDIITKQKGNLDIDLVLSGHTHGGQITFLGIVPFKPKGSGKYLKGWYKESEPKMYISKGIGTSILPIRFGARAEMVEMEI, from the coding sequence ATGAAGAACTTAACCAGAAGAAAATTTATTAAAAGAGGAATTTTAGCCTCAATTGGGTTCGTTCTTTTGGATTCACTTTGGTTTGAAAAATATGTAATTGACTGGAATTACTTTGACATCTCAAAATCGGAAAAAGACAAAATAAAAATCATTCAGATTTCAGATTTGCATTTTGACCAATTAAGATACTTTCACAAATCTATTGCGAAAAAAATAAACGCTATACAACCAGATTTACTATTTATAACAGGAGATTCTGTTGACAAAACAGAAAAAATAAAGCCTCTGAATGAATTCCTTGAATTAATTGATAATTCCATTAAAAAGTATGCGATAACTGGAAATTGGGAATATTGGGGAAATGTAAATCTGACAGCACTTAAAAATATTTATTCTAAAAATAATTGTGAATTACTGATAAACGAGAATAGAACAATTTCAATTAAAAATCGAGAAATCTCAATAATCGGAATTGACGATTTTGTTGGTGGAAACGCTGATTTTGGAAAAGCTGTTGAAAATTTAAAAGAAACTGAAACCAATATTGTTTTATCACATTATCCTGAACACAGAGATATAATCACAAAACAAAAAGGAAATTTAGATATTGATTTAGTACTTTCTGGACATACGCACGGAGGACAAATTACATTTTTAGGTATTGTTCCTTTTAAACCTAAAGGAAGTGGAAAGTATCTAAAAGGTTGGTATAAAGAATCCGAACCGAAAATGTATATATCAAAAGGAATAGGAACAAGTATTTTACCAATCCGATTTGGAGCAAGAGCGGAGATGGTAGAAATGGAAATATAA
- a CDS encoding P-loop ATPase, Sll1717 family: MSIFNNLGFKENPFAYTDADKEQLITKYFVPPPYFEAIQGDYKSPSSSVVLAPRGSGKTAQRKMIEEWSKDKPVLSVTVDRFEFGNNQTIDDVSLPYHLKNIITNTLLSLIFWSSEYPDTLKNLDKDDKRNFSILAHNYLGDFSGGQAKEVLSSLKSVPQKIKKYWNENIGFLDTVVNFLLKTYDLPEIDLPSLKQEEKKLNESYKYQLELLYNLSKKFGFKSIYVLLDKIDETEKTGNDELASYKLIEPLIKDLDTHSLKGYAFKYFLWDKIYPFYLKGGRPDRITQHNLIWSRKALISLLSKRLSVFSDGKINSFQDLFDYKFSPSADDIIVTLSGYSPRNIIRLCDEIISEQTLIDSDVSKLDKRVLDRASLKYSEKICNEIYGEKALKDIKKINREIFTISYLASNVYKTHNNSVRPKVSSWEKLGFCHKIGNDKGGASKKPTQVYLISDPRANRLINSKIPVEDWIKANWTSCIHCDADILLDINKVGNDYELQCWRCDRDFI, encoded by the coding sequence ATGAGCATATTTAATAATTTAGGATTTAAAGAAAATCCATTCGCTTATACTGATGCTGACAAAGAACAATTAATAACTAAATATTTTGTTCCACCACCATATTTTGAAGCCATTCAAGGAGATTATAAAAGTCCTTCATCATCTGTTGTGCTTGCACCAAGAGGAAGTGGTAAAACTGCTCAAAGAAAAATGATAGAAGAATGGTCAAAAGACAAACCTGTTTTGTCTGTTACTGTTGACCGTTTTGAATTTGGAAATAATCAAACCATTGATGATGTTAGCCTTCCATATCATCTAAAAAATATTATTACAAACACTTTACTTAGTTTAATATTTTGGTCAAGTGAATATCCTGATACATTAAAAAACTTAGATAAAGATGATAAAAGAAATTTCTCGATTCTAGCACATAATTATTTGGGAGACTTTAGTGGTGGTCAAGCTAAAGAAGTACTATCGAGTTTAAAATCCGTTCCTCAAAAAATAAAAAAATATTGGAATGAAAATATTGGATTTCTAGACACGGTTGTAAATTTTCTATTGAAAACCTACGACTTACCAGAAATTGATTTACCTAGTCTAAAACAAGAGGAAAAAAAATTAAATGAATCTTATAAATATCAATTAGAGCTTTTATATAATCTGTCTAAAAAATTTGGTTTTAAATCTATATATGTTCTGCTTGATAAAATTGATGAAACCGAAAAAACTGGAAATGACGAATTAGCTTCTTATAAATTAATTGAGCCTTTAATTAAAGATTTAGACACACATTCTCTAAAAGGTTATGCATTTAAGTACTTTCTATGGGACAAAATTTATCCATTTTATTTAAAAGGCGGTAGACCAGATAGGATAACTCAACATAATTTAATTTGGTCAAGAAAAGCATTAATTTCATTGTTAAGTAAAAGACTATCCGTTTTCTCAGATGGCAAAATAAATAGTTTTCAAGATTTATTCGATTATAAATTTTCACCTAGTGCAGATGATATTATTGTAACTTTAAGTGGTTATTCACCTAGAAATATTATAAGATTATGTGATGAAATAATTTCTGAACAAACATTAATCGATTCAGATGTTTCCAAGTTAGACAAAAGAGTTCTAGATAGAGCATCCTTAAAATATTCAGAAAAAATTTGTAACGAAATCTACGGAGAAAAAGCGCTAAAAGACATAAAAAAAATCAACCGAGAGATTTTTACTATTTCTTATCTAGCTTCAAATGTTTATAAAACGCATAATAATTCTGTCCGACCAAAAGTGTCCTCTTGGGAAAAATTAGGATTTTGCCATAAAATTGGAAATGACAAAGGTGGTGCCTCAAAGAAACCAACACAAGTGTATTTAATTTCCGACCCTAGAGCAAACAGATTAATTAATAGTAAAATCCCTGTTGAAGATTGGATAAAAGCTAATTGGACTTCTTGCATACATTGTGATGCCGATATACTTTTAGATATTAATAAAGTAGGTAATGATTACGAGTTACAATGCTGGAGATGTGATAGGGACTTTATATAA
- a CDS encoding PQQ-binding-like beta-propeller repeat protein — protein MRDTLNILILLLTFSVQGQISESWNLNIDTYTHNSSNYTSKNPPIEIAEFSNNDKVVLSQNGTLIRFDNSGTIVWRKEIEPCAQQRIFVDSNDDIVFSCGTEITKFDLKGEIIWKKDYKDTFSKKHLTFDAITADRKKIYVVGHFFHSKFICQLAIHENGNVLWKTKFKQNVDHEFSFLPPKQITINNDRIYILAHHYSKSNSFLYSSNLKGKKRQEKQVDYKIKKIKSFEKSLFALGHLTNLKDKLIFGKIEDNLELSNISEFELPRNLEYDENSTGWASKPPTKEEFEKEFITAYNVNDFMFLNKNNILVIGNSSGKPWISNLDLKNGIDWNWAVADDRYFKFHNTHTRHSYVLNSINQVGDKYLVSGISEEQDDQENRFVKYINLFVRQIELKK, from the coding sequence ATGAGAGACACCTTGAACATATTAATTTTGCTTCTAACTTTTAGTGTTCAAGGTCAAATTTCTGAATCTTGGAATCTGAATATTGATACTTACACTCATAATTCATCGAATTACACTTCTAAGAATCCACCAATCGAAATTGCGGAATTTTCAAATAATGATAAAGTAGTTTTATCTCAAAACGGAACTTTAATAAGATTTGACAATAGTGGAACAATAGTTTGGCGAAAAGAAATTGAACCTTGCGCACAACAAAGAATATTTGTTGATTCGAATGACGACATTGTTTTTAGTTGTGGCACTGAAATAACCAAATTTGACTTAAAAGGAGAAATCATTTGGAAAAAAGATTATAAAGATACTTTCAGTAAAAAACACCTAACATTTGACGCAATCACAGCAGACAGAAAAAAAATTTATGTCGTAGGCCATTTTTTTCATTCAAAGTTTATTTGTCAACTGGCTATTCACGAAAATGGTAACGTACTATGGAAAACAAAATTTAAACAAAATGTTGACCATGAATTTTCATTTTTACCACCAAAACAAATAACCATAAACAATGATAGAATTTATATTCTAGCGCATCATTATTCGAAATCTAATTCATTTTTATATTCTTCTAATCTCAAAGGGAAGAAAAGACAAGAGAAACAAGTAGATTATAAAATAAAAAAAATAAAATCATTTGAAAAATCTCTATTTGCTTTAGGACATTTAACTAATTTGAAGGACAAATTGATATTTGGGAAAATCGAAGACAATTTAGAATTATCAAATATTTCGGAATTTGAATTACCTCGAAATTTGGAATATGACGAAAATTCAACAGGTTGGGCAAGTAAACCACCAACTAAAGAGGAGTTTGAAAAAGAATTTATAACAGCATATAATGTCAACGATTTTATGTTTTTAAATAAAAACAATATTTTAGTAATTGGAAATTCGAGTGGAAAACCTTGGATTTCAAATTTGGATTTAAAAAATGGAATAGATTGGAATTGGGCCGTTGCAGATGACAGATATTTTAAGTTTCACAATACGCACACAAGGCATTCTTATGTTCTGAATTCTATAAATCAAGTCGGAGATAAGTATTTAGTTTCTGGAATTAGCGAAGAACAAGACGACCAAGAAAATAGGTTTGTGAAATACATAAATTTATTTGTTCGTCAAATAGAATTGAAAAAATAA